One genomic window of Roseofilum capinflatum BLCC-M114 includes the following:
- a CDS encoding glucose-1-phosphate thymidylyltransferase, with the protein MKALILSGGKGTRLRPITYTGAKQLVPVANQPILWYGIQGIVAAGITDIGIIISPETGEEVKATTGDGERFGAKITYILQEKPAGLAHAVKVAQPFLENDPFIMYLGDNIIENDLTPFLTQFKENSLDGLILLRPVSNPSAFGVAQVDDRGKVLKLVEKPKDPPSNLALVGIYFFSAAIHEAIASIQPSPRGELEITDAIQVLIDRQTQVEARQIEGWWLDTGKKDDLLEANRIILDTRLESEQQGTIDSQSQVIGRVSIGAGTKVINSTIRGPVAIGENCHIENTFIGPYSSIASGTTLTEVDIEHSVILGEATLENIQQRIVDSVVGRRARLNVAPRRPTALRFMIGDDCQIELV; encoded by the coding sequence ATGAAAGCACTTATTTTATCTGGTGGTAAAGGCACTCGCTTACGTCCCATTACTTATACCGGAGCCAAACAATTAGTTCCTGTAGCGAATCAACCGATTTTATGGTACGGCATTCAAGGCATTGTCGCCGCCGGAATTACCGATATTGGCATTATTATTAGTCCCGAAACCGGAGAAGAAGTCAAAGCAACCACTGGAGATGGAGAACGGTTTGGCGCGAAAATCACCTATATTTTGCAGGAGAAACCCGCCGGTTTGGCCCATGCGGTAAAGGTGGCGCAGCCCTTCCTAGAAAACGACCCATTCATTATGTATTTGGGCGATAACATTATTGAAAACGACTTAACCCCATTTTTGACCCAATTTAAGGAAAACAGCCTAGATGGGCTAATTTTGCTGCGTCCGGTGTCGAATCCCAGTGCCTTTGGGGTAGCGCAAGTGGACGATCGCGGAAAAGTCTTAAAATTGGTAGAAAAACCGAAAGATCCGCCCTCAAATCTAGCCCTGGTGGGGATTTACTTCTTTTCTGCTGCCATTCATGAGGCGATCGCCAGTATCCAACCCTCGCCACGGGGTGAGCTAGAAATCACTGATGCCATTCAAGTCTTAATCGATCGCCAAACTCAGGTTGAAGCGCGTCAAATTGAAGGATGGTGGCTAGACACCGGGAAAAAAGATGACCTGTTAGAAGCCAATCGCATTATCCTCGATACCCGCTTAGAATCAGAACAGCAAGGAACCATTGACTCCCAAAGCCAAGTGATTGGTCGGGTAAGCATTGGTGCAGGCACAAAAGTGATTAATAGCACAATTCGCGGCCCTGTTGCCATTGGAGAAAATTGTCATATTGAAAACACATTTATCGGCCCCTATAGTAGTATTGCCAGTGGCACAACCTTAACGGAAGTTGATATCGAACACAGCGTGATTTTAGGAGAAGCCACCTTAGAAAACATTCAACAACGAATTGTTGATAGTGTGGTGGGTAGACGCGCTCGCTTAAATGTTGCCCCCCGTCGTCCCACAGCTCTCAGGTTTATG